Proteins encoded in a region of the Zea mays cultivar B73 chromosome 4, Zm-B73-REFERENCE-NAM-5.0, whole genome shotgun sequence genome:
- the LOC103652784 gene encoding probable flavin-containing monooxygenase 1: MDAAKKRVAIVGAGPSGLAACKHALAKGFRPVVLEAGGAAGGVWTRTLACTRLQTPWTMYRFSDFPWPAEAAVEEFPRHDRVLAYLTAYARRFGVLDCIRFGSKVLGAEYAGAPEREVAAWERWSGSGEAFGDGTGEWHLTVHHTESGTTETHKFDFLILCVGRFGVAKIPAFPHKKGGPELFRGHVVHSADYSRMAHEDAAELIRGKRVVVVGAGKSGLDIAAQCAQANGSKHPCTLVYRSAHWLVDLRFPWCAKLGNLMTSRMAEAMVHKPGEGFARSLVATLLNPLVWLTGKLAEKLYKAYIPTPEHGVVPDFSLTQSMRAWRLAVLPEGFNGAVEQGSVVLKKHGSFSFSDDGLGLVLDGTGVGERVDADVVIFATGFDGDRLLKDVFVSSWFRQIVAGPSNSNTAMLPLYRHCVHPRIPQMAVVGYLDSASSIYPCEMMAKWVAHLLAGAFRLPSVAAMEASVGEWERWAQRNNRRNGGLCLKSCFASVTTWYNDQLCRDMGYATKRKQGGVLAEWLQPYGPADYAGIQ; this comes from the exons ATGGATGCAGCGAAGAAACGCGTGGCCATCGTGGGAGCCGGCCCGAGCGGCCTGGCGGCGTGCAAGCACGCGCTGGCCAAGGGCTTCCGGCCCGTGGTGTTGGAGGCGGGCGGCGCTGCCGGCGGCGTGTGGACGCGGACGCTGGCCTGCACGAGGCTACAGACGCCGTGGACCATGTACCGGTTCTCCGACTTCCCGTGGCCGGCGGAGGCCGCGGTGGAGGAGTTCCCACGGCACGACAGAGTCCTGGCGTACCTGACGGCGTATGCGCGTCGGTTCGGCGTCCTCGATTGCATCCGTTTCGGGAGCAAGGTCCTCGGCGCCGAGTACGCGGGGGCGCCGGAGAGAGAGGTGGCCGCCTGGGAACGGTGGTCCGGCAGCGGGGAGGCTTTCGGGGACGGCACTGGCGAATGGCACCTCACCGTCCACCACACCGAATCGGGAACGACTGAG ACGCACAAGTTTGATTTCCTGATTCTGTGCGTCGGAAGATTCGGCGTTGCAAAGATCCCGGCATTTCCGCACAAGAAGGGCGGCCCCGAGCTGTTCCGCGGGCATGTCGTCCACTCCGCGGATTACTCGCGAATGGCACACGAGGATGCCGCTGAGCTGATCAGAGGCAAGCGTGTCGTCGTGGTTGGCGCCGGCAAGTCAGGCTTGGACATCGCCGCGCAGTGTGCCCAGGCCAACG GTTCCAAACACCCATGTACTTTGGTTTACAGAAGTGCCCACTGGCTGGTAGACCTCAGGTTTCCCTGGTGTGCCAAGCTTGGGAATCTCATGACCTCGAGAATGGCCGAGGCGATGGTCCACAAGCCAGGAGAAGGTTTCGCACGGAGCCTTGTGGCAACACTGCTGAACCCACTGGTCTGGTTGACGGGGAAGCTGGCGGAGAAACTTTACAAGGCGTACATCCCGACGCCGGAGCACGGGGTGGTGCCAGACTTCAGCCTGACGCAGTCGATGAGGGCCTGGCGGCTAGCGGTGCTCCCGGAGGGCTTCAACGGCGCGGTGGAGCAAGGCAGCGTCGTGCTAAAAAAGCACGGCTCCTTCAGCTTCTCGGACGACGGGCTGGGCCTGGTGCTGGATGGCACCGGCGTCGGCGAGCGCGTCGACGCCGACGTGGTCATCTTCGCCACGGGCTTCGATGGCGACCGCCTGCTCAAGGACGTTTTCGTGTCGTCCTGGTTCCGCCAGATAGTGGCTGGACCTTCCAATTCCAACACGGCGATGCTTCCGCTCTACAG ACACTGCGTCCACCCACGCATACCGCAGATGGCGGTCGTCGGCTACCTGGACAGCGCGTCCAGCATCTATCCCTGCGAGATGATGGCCAAGTGGGTGGCGCACCTGCTCGCCGGCGCGTTCCGGCTGCCGAGCGTGGCCGCCATGGAGGCCAGCGTGGGGGAGTGGGAGCGGTGGGCGCAGCGCAACAACCGGCGCAACGGCGGCCTGTGCCTCAAATCCTGCTTCGCCAGCGTCACCACGTGGTACAACGACCAGCTTTGCCGGGACATGGGGTACGCCACCAAGAGGAAACAGGGAGGAGTCCTCGCAGAGTGGCTGCAGCCCTACGGCCCCGCCGACTATGCCGGCATCCAGTGA